TCAGGAATAGCCGCACCGAATTTCACTGTACAGTATACATCAAGTACGATTCCTTCATCACCAAGCTCCACTTTAATTCCCTTGCCGTGATTTTTTTTGCCAAGTCGTTCTGCAACACCTGAGGCGAAGTTTCCTCTCATCTGAGCGATCCCATCTACCTCTGATGCAGCAATACCGGCGATCACTTCGATTACTTCAGGCGCAATTTCAACTTTTCCAAGCTGGTTTTGCGCAATGCTGCTCATTTGCAGTAGATTATTTTCGTTTTCAGCAGTCATATGATCCCCCTCTTAATCAGCCCTTTTTGTCATGATATCATACTTCTCAAGAAATTTCGTATTGAAGTCTCCACCTGTAAATACATCATGGCTTAACAGCTTTAAATGGAATGGAATCGTTGTATGAACACCTTCAACTACAAATTCAGATAATGCGCGCTTCATTTTAGCAACAGCTTCATCACGTGTTGCACCGTATGTGATTACTTTTGCGATCATTGAATCATAATATGGTGGAATGTCATAACCAGTATATGCAGCTGAATCTACTCTTACGCCAGGTCCGCCCGGCGGAAGATACATGGTGATTTTCCCTGCAGAAGGCATAAAGTTCTTTTCAGGATTTTCTGCGTTTATTCTGCACTCAATTGACCACCCGGTGAAGGTAACCTCTTCTTGAGAAATACTCAGCTTTTCACCTGATGCAACTTTTATCTGTTCTTTAATCAGGTCAACACCAGTAACCATTTCAGTTACAGGGTGCTCCACCTGAATACGTGTATTCATTTCCATAAAATAAAACGATTTTTCATTATGGTCGTAGATGAATTCAACTGTTCCTGCACCTGTATAACCGACTGCTTCTGCCGCTTTAACAGCTGCATCACCCATTTTTTCACGTACTTCCTGATCAAGCGCAGGAGACGGCGTTTCCTCAAGCAGCTTTTGCAGTCTTCTTTGAATCGTGCAGTCCCGCTCTCCAAGGTGAATCGTCTGACCGTGCGTATCAGCCATTACCTGGATCTCAACGTGACGGAAGTCTTCAATGAACTTTTCTATGTAGACACCTGGATTACCGAATGCTGCTTCGGCTTCTCTCTGAGTGGCTTTTATGCCTTTTTCAAGATCTTCTTTACTCTTTGCCACGCGGATTCCTTTACCGCCTCCACCGGCAGTTGCTTTAATGATTACGGGATATCCCATTTCATCAGCAAGTGACAGTCCTTCTTCAACTGAATTGATAATCCCCTTAGAGCCCGGCACAACCGGTACACCTGCTGCACGCATTGTTTCACGCGCTACATCTTTCGTACCCATTTTAGAAATTGCTTCTGGACTTGGACCGATAAAAGTTACATTACAGTCTCTGCAGAGTTCAGCAAAGTCTTCATTTTCAGCTAGAAATCCATATCCGGGGTGAATCGCATCAGCACCTGTCAGCTTAGCTGCAGAAATCACATTTGTGAAGTTTAAGTAGCTGTCTTTTGACAACTTCGGTCCGATACAGATTGCTTCGTCTGCAAGCTGGACATGCAGCGCTTCCTTATCAGCTTCTGAATAAACCGCAACTGTTTCAATATCCATTTCCTTACAAGCGCGAATCACGCGAACTGCGATTTCTCCTCTATTGGCAATCAATACTTTTTTTATCATACGTATTCTCTCCTAACTACTTTTTAACAAGAAATAGAGGCTGTCCGTATTCTACAAGCTGACCGTTTTCAACGAGAATTTTAACAACTTCCCCTTCAGTTTCAGCTTCAATTTCATTAAATAATTTCATTGCCTCTACAATACATACTGTAGAATCAGCCGTTACTTTTGAACCTACCTTAACGAATGGCTCAGCATCAGGTGAAGACGCTTCATAGAAAGTTCCGACCATTGGTGATTTAATTTCAGTTGTATTTTCAAGGTCAGCTGCAGGTTCCGCTGCTTCTTCTTTTACTGGCTCAGGCTGCTTCTCAGCTTTAGCTGGCGCTTTTACTTCTTCAGTGTGCTGAACTGGCACTTGTTCTTTTACCGGCTCAGGTGCCACCTCTGCTGTACGTTTTGATTGTTTTCTCAGTTTAAGCTTTTCGCCATCCTGTTCATATGTAAATTCATCAATTGAGGATTGGTCGATTAATTTGATAAGTTCTCTGATCTCTTGTACTTTTAACATATTTTACACTCCCTGGTCATTAAATTAATTAGCAGCAGCTGCTATTATCATACGCTAATACTTGACCAAAATTCAAGACAGCCATGAAAAGAGCAGATAAAACGCTTTCATCAGTCTGATTGTAACACAAATTAATCATGACAAAACTCATTTTTAACATGCAAAAATGTCCTTAAAGCCTCAATTAAGTGGCTCTAAGGACATTTTATTTATTCAGCCGGTTCAAACATGACTGATACGAAAGTATTTTCGCCCATTTCTCTCCGTCCAAGCTGCACGAGCTCATTAGCTGCTTCCTTCGAGTGTTCATGGTCGACCGATTTGACAGTAATCAGTACTCTTTCTTCATCTGTTCTGACCAGAGCATCTTCATACCCCATTGCCCGGATCATCGTTTCAATCAGCTTTTCTTTCGACTCAAGTCTGTTCAGCTCTTCCACCGCTTCATAAGCTTCATCTTTTTCTGCTGCAGAAAAGTCTGCTGATGCAACTTTTGACGTCAGCTGCTCTTTTAACGCGCTTCTCTCATCCTGCACTTCCATTCTCAGTACATTAATCAAATCTTCCGGGGACGACTCGGTTGATACGTCCACTTCATCTTCAAATACCCATTCCTCTCCGTCTTCACTGCTGACAACTTCAGCATCCTCATATGTAACTGCTGTCTCTGAGACCGGTGACATGACATAATATACTGATAACACCACTACAAGTCCGATCATCGTTAACAGCCAGACTGTTTATTTTTCAGCATTTTTTCATCCCCTTATTCGTATGGTATGACAGCGACTCTGTGTGTAGACACATCGAGCGCTTTAGAAACCGCATCAATAATTCTCTTTTTAATTCCTGCTGATTCAGAACCTTCTGCTGCAATCAAAACACCTGAAACCATGGGCTTCTCAACATACTTTAATACCGGTTCTGCACCAGATGCTTGTCCGATTACGACTTCTGATGTTGTGGATTTCCTGCCTGATACAGACTGCTGATCATCCCTGTGTTCTTCACCTGTATCATGCTGAATCGATTCATTACGCTCATAGATCAACCTTTCACCGCTGCCAAGTGTAATCATGACATCGACTTTTGAAGTACCCAGCGACTTTTTTAAAAGAGAAGAAATCTTTTTTTCCAGCTGTCGTTCCAGATCAGTAATTTCCGCCGCTTCATCTTGTACATCTGATTTTATAACGGTTTGTTCTTCAGGTGACCGATTCTGCGTCAAAATCATCACGCCAATAAAGAGCAGTAGAATAATAATCGGGATTTTTTTTTTTTGAAAAGTTGGATCCCTTGATGAGAAAAGAGCTTCTTTGATTTTATTCATCCTGTCCTCCATTAAGATTCAATAATTAAAATATTTCTCCGGTCTGTAACTTCTCTTTCCATCCATTTGCACAACCTGAGACATTCTAAAAGCTCTTTTCTTCTTCTGATCAATTGGGAAGCCCTTCTCATTCCTTCCAGTGTGAAGCCTAAAATCAGACAAACGGTTCCAATTGAATAAATCATCCGGCATCGATTTGATACGTCAATTTGGTGCATTTAATAAGCATAAGATCCTTTAGATTCATCAACGATGCCAGTTCTTTTTTTTTGTTTTAATTCCTTAACGGATTCTGCATGTGCAGTCACCATCATTTTTACTCCTGCAGAAATGATTTCATCTACTGCCAGTGCATCTGCAGTACCTCCTATTTCATCAACAGCAATCGTATCCGGGGACATTGCTCTGAGCATCATTTTCATTCCCCGGATTTTTGGACACTTATCCAGCACCTCAATATGTTCTCCAAATGTCAGCTGCGGCACTCCCTGGTAACATGCGGCAATTTCTGAACGTTCATCTATTAACGAAACCATTTTAGCAGGTATATCCTGATACCCCTGCGATACAAATCTGATCGCATCTCTGATAAAGGTGGTCTTCCCGCTCCCCGGTGGTCCGAAGATCAGAATATGAGGCCACTTAAACTGGTTGTTCCGCCAGATCTCAGTCATCAGCTGATTAGAACTCCCTACGTATTCTCGGGCGATCCGGATTGAAAATGATGAAATGTGCTTAAACGTCGGAACATGATTTAAATTCTCTGTCATTTCCCCGGCAACGCCGATTCGATGACCGCCTTTAACTGTAATGAATCCTTCTGACAGTTCCTGAGCGATTGAATAGACGGAGTGATCAGAAATCTTTTCAAGAAGCCTGTTACAGTCATCCTCAGTCGTTATACAGTGAATCATTTGATAGCTGTCTTTTATTTTGATAACGATCGGTCTGTTTTTTCTAATTCTGATCTCATTGACTGACTCGAGGGCTGGACCGGCTGATGTGATCAATTCTTTGACTATATGATCCGGAAGATACGAGAATATCTGATGCATGAGGGTCTCCTTCGTGTTTTACGACTATCTTATTGATGAGTTGAGCAGTTTATGCAAAATAAAAAACTGCCCCTTATGAAAGGGCAGTCTCAGTGAAATTATTGAACACGTGATACGTAAGTACCGTCTGTTGTGTTAATGACCAGCTTGTCACCTTCATTTACAAAGAAAGGTACGTTAACAGTTAATCCTGTTTCAACAGTAGCAGGCTTAGAACCGCCACTTGATGTATCGCCTTTAATACCAGGCTCAGTTTCAGTTACTTCAAGTTCTACTGTGTTTGGAAGTTCGAGGCCCAGCGTTTCAGCCTGATACATCATAATCTGTACTTCCATGTTTTCTTTAAGGAACTTTAGTTCATATTCAATCTGTGCTGCAGGAAGTTCAATTTGCTCGTAAGATTCATTATCCATAAAGACATGCATATCGCCATTTGCATACAGATACTGCATACGTTTGTTATCAATCTGTGCCTTAGCAACTTTCTCACCGGCTCTGAACGT
This region of Jeotgalibacillus malaysiensis genomic DNA includes:
- a CDS encoding acetyl-CoA carboxylase biotin carboxylase subunit; the encoded protein is MIKKVLIANRGEIAVRVIRACKEMDIETVAVYSEADKEALHVQLADEAICIGPKLSKDSYLNFTNVISAAKLTGADAIHPGYGFLAENEDFAELCRDCNVTFIGPSPEAISKMGTKDVARETMRAAGVPVVPGSKGIINSVEEGLSLADEMGYPVIIKATAGGGGKGIRVAKSKEDLEKGIKATQREAEAAFGNPGVYIEKFIEDFRHVEIQVMADTHGQTIHLGERDCTIQRRLQKLLEETPSPALDQEVREKMGDAAVKAAEAVGYTGAGTVEFIYDHNEKSFYFMEMNTRIQVEHPVTEMVTGVDLIKEQIKVASGEKLSISQEEVTFTGWSIECRINAENPEKNFMPSAGKITMYLPPGGPGVRVDSAAYTGYDIPPYYDSMIAKVITYGATRDEAVAKMKRALSEFVVEGVHTTIPFHLKLLSHDVFTGGDFNTKFLEKYDIMTKRAD
- a CDS encoding acetyl-CoA carboxylase, with the protein product MLKVQEIRELIKLIDQSSIDEFTYEQDGEKLKLRKQSKRTAEVAPEPVKEQVPVQHTEEVKAPAKAEKQPEPVKEEAAEPAADLENTTEIKSPMVGTFYEASSPDAEPFVKVGSKVTADSTVCIVEAMKLFNEIEAETEGEVVKILVENGQLVEYGQPLFLVKK
- a CDS encoding elongation factor P — translated: MISVNDFKTGLTIEVDGGIWRVMDFQHVKPGKGAAFVRSKLRNLRTGAVQEKTFRAGEKVAKAQIDNKRMQYLYANGDMHVFMDNESYEQIELPAAQIEYELKFLKENMEVQIMMYQAETLGLELPNTVELEVTETEPGIKGDTSSGGSKPATVETGLTVNVPFFVNEGDKLVINTTDGTYVSRVQ